The proteins below come from a single Triticum aestivum cultivar Chinese Spring chromosome 5D, IWGSC CS RefSeq v2.1, whole genome shotgun sequence genomic window:
- the LOC123119353 gene encoding suppressor protein SRP40, which yields MLFVPRQVALASLPSIPAAAAAMAKEEAKKEKKSKSKGAAAKASPAPDARVLAAVAAFLESSGLPRTLAALQSEANIEGDAWRSSPVNLEDAVSKLLESSTSAPGADLAASNEQEKTDAAAAEEKGAGKKKKSKKGGAEAHESESKASEPSAPEKPSEKADDETKEKKQKKKKGSSSAGDDGEANAVVKTDHQKTDGKKKKSKKQENDEDVEARLEKVELAVKAKFEAAGKLKVDNKKSGADEPKTQNDEANENGLSDGAPLDKGKKKKKSKSTSETSDKTDAGTVPTEAEVKSNGASENNNAVGEGKDVNEKKSKKKKKKSGSEENVQVEDKQVAGKDSAPKPDDQNKTAMDIENGEDGKASADDAVVSKKRKLEEVEGSKPPAKEDITATEDDMKEPSTASKSNKRQKLSEPKIAFQRVKTEGIKFADERLQDNSYWAKGGADSGYGAKAQEILGQVRGRDFRHEKTKKKRGTYKGGFIDLQTHSIKFNNSDDE from the exons ATGCTCTTCGTCCCGCGCCAGGTAGCACTCGCCTCCCTACCTtccatccccgccgccgccgccgccatggccaagGAGGAggccaagaaggagaagaagagcaagagcaAGGGGGCCGCCGCCAAGGCCTCCCCCGCCCCCGACGCGCGggtcctcgccgccgtcgccgccttccTCGAGTCCAGCGGCCTCCCCCGCACGCTCGCCGCCCTCCAGTCCGAGGCCAACATCGAG GGAGATGCTTGGAGGTCGTCGCCGGTGAACCTGGAGGACGCGGTCTCCAAGTTGTTGGAATCAAG CACTTCTGCTCCAGGAGCTGACCTTGCCGCGAGCAATGAGCAAG AGAAAACAGATGCTGCTGCAGCAGAAGAGAAAGGTGCGGGCAAGAAAAAAAAGAGCAAGAAAGGTGGTGCCGAAGCTCACGAGTCCGAGAGCAAGGCAAGTGAGCCCTCTGCCCCTGAAAAGCCCAGCGAGAAGGCGGATGATGAgaccaaagaaaagaaacagaagaagaagaagggtagCTCATCAGCGGGGGATGATGGCGAGGCAAATGCAGTAGTGAAGACTGACCATCAAAAGACTGATGGCAAGAAAAAGAAAAGCAAGAAACAGGAAAATGATGAGGATGTTGAAGCTAGACTGGAAAAGGTGGAACTAGCAGTAAAAGCCAAGTTTGAGGCGGCGGGGAAACTCAAGGTTGATAACAAGAAATCTGGAGCGGATGAACCTAAGACTCAGAATGATGAGGCTAATGAGAACGGTTTGAGTGATGGTGCTCCTCTGGATAaggggaagaaaaagaagaagagtaaATCAACTTCAGAGACCTCAGACAAGACTGATGCAGGAACTGTACCTACCGAGGCCGAGGTGAAATCTAATGGTGCCAGTGAAAATAATAATGCTGTAGGAGAAGGGAAAGATGTCAATGAGAAGAaaagtaagaagaagaaaaagaagtcagGTTCTGAAGAAAATGTTCAGGTAGAAGATAAACAAGTTGCAGGGAAAGATTCAGCTCCCAAACCAGATGATCAAAACAAGACTGCGATGGACATTGAGAACGGAGAAGATGGAAAGGCTTCAGCTGATGATGCAGTTGTTAGCAAGAAGAGGAAACTGGAAGAAGTTGAAGGAAGCAAACCCCCTGCCAAAGAAGATATCACTGCCACCGAAGATGATATGAAGGAGCCCAGCACCGCATCGAAATCAAATAAAAGGCAGAAACTTTCTGAG CCTAAAATTGCATTCCAACGGGTAAAGACTGAAGGTATTAAATTTGCTGATGAAAGACTACAAGATAATTCATATTGGGCCAAG GGTGGTGCCGACTCTGGGTACGGTGCAAAGGCACAGGAGATTCTTGGACAAGTTAGAGGAAG GGATTTTAGGCacgagaagaccaagaagaagcgTGGAACCTACAAGGGCGGGTTCATTGATCTACAAACCCACTCGATTAAGTTTAACAATTCAGATGACGAGTAA
- the LOC123124248 gene encoding uncharacterized protein isoform X3, whose protein sequence is MEYERIHKVQMGVMSPTKLRMKLLGMGSHPHGAANKDEAASKSPSRLHADDHPKNSLLPPQELDEGSSEYPKDRSDSSSRSRSSGSHGRSAAHSGNGGSFEFHMEERAAVAGLGPFFRQVPSKWNDAEKWTAGRHVVHSNPIFSKKAAAAHGHSGVGGGCVRVAPESAPPPPDAKKVSGGSALTELPRSPSPSSSLSSVTGPASKQRRDTKLRTQVSAPAAAQSSSVSMRDVGTEMTPIASQEQSRSGTPAGAATPSLSPLCSVPASPSASERELQIRTRREIAALGLQLGKMSIASWASKEDRIRTSPEKSAGEEDEAKKEEFEARAAAWAESKKCKFASRYQRKEVKIQEWENCQKSKFEAKMRHAEVQADQMKARAKNSLTKRLSTLSHKVEGKQARVEARRNRRAVRLARQVERIRKTGRVPSRFRCCSWFLC, encoded by the exons ATGGAGTATGAGAGGATACACAAGGTTCAG ATGGGGGTCATGTCTCCGACGAAGCTGAGGATGAAGCTGCTGGGGATGGGATCCCATCCCCACGGAGCCGCCAACAAGGACGAGGCGGCCAGCAAGTCGCCGTCCAGGCTCCACGCCGACGACCACCCCAAGAACAGCCTCCTGCCGCCCCAGGAGCTCGACGAGGGCTCCTCGGAGTACCCCAAGGACCGCTCGGATTCCTCTTCCCGGTCGCGCTCCAGCGGGAGCCACGGCAGGTCTGCTGCTCACTCCGGCAATGGCGGCAGCTTCGAGTTCCACATGGAGGAGAGGGCGGCGGTGGCCGGGCTCGGCCCCTTCTTCAGGCAGGTGCCGTCCAAGTGGAACGACGCGGAGAAGTGGACCGCCGGGAGGCACGTCGTGCACTCCAACCCCATCTTCTCCAAGAAGGCCGCCGCCGCGCACGGCCACAGCGGCGTCGGCGGAGGCTGCGTGCGCGTCGCGCCGGagtctgcgccgccgccgccggacgcgaAGAAGGTGAGCGGCGGCAGCGCGCTGACAGAGCTGCCGCGGTCGCcttcgccgtcgtcgtcgctgtcgtcggtgACCGGGCCGGCGAGCAAGCAGCGTCGCGACACGAAGCTCCGCACCCAGGTGAGCGCTCCGGCGGCGGCGCAGTCGTCGTCGGTGTCGATGAGGGACGTCGGCACGGAGATGACCCCGATCGCCAGCCAGGAGCAGTCGAGGAGCGGCACCCCGGCCGGCGCCGCCACGCCGTCCCTCAGCCCGCTCTGCTCGGTGCCGGCCTCGCCGTCCGCGTCGGAGCGGGAGCTGCAGATCAGGACGCGCCGGGAGATCGCCGCGCTCGGGCTGCAGCTGGGCAAAATGAGCATCGCCTCGTGGGCGAGCAAGGAGGATCGCATACGCACCTCGCCGGAGAAGAGCGCCGGCGAAGAAGACGAAGCCAAGAAGGAGGAGTTCGAAGCTCGAGCCGCGGCATGGGCAGAGTCAAAGAAGTGCAAATTTGCATCAAG ATATCAGAGGAAGGAGGTGAAGATTCAGGAGTGGGAGAACTGCCAGAAATCCAAATTCGAAGCCAAGATGAGGCATGCAGAG GTGCAGGCCGATCAAATGAAGGCGCGGGCGAAGAACAGCCTGACCAAGAGGCTGTCCACATTGAGCCACAAGGTGGAGGGGAAGCAGGCGAGGGTCGAGGCGAGGCGGAACCGGCGGGCGGTCCGGTTGGCCCGGCAGGTGGAGCGCATCCGGAAGACCGGCCGCGTGCCGTCCCGGTTCCGGTGCTGCAGCTGGTTCCTCTGCTGA
- the LOC123124248 gene encoding uncharacterized protein isoform X2 — translation MEYERIHKVQVAMGVMSPTKLRMKLLGMGSHPHGAANKDEAASKSPSRLHADDHPKNSLLPPQELDEGSSEYPKDRSDSSSRSRSSGSHGRSAAHSGNGGSFEFHMEERAAVAGLGPFFRQVPSKWNDAEKWTAGRHVVHSNPIFSKKAAAAHGHSGVGGGCVRVAPESAPPPPDAKKVSGGSALTELPRSPSPSSSLSSVTGPASKQRRDTKLRTQVSAPAAAQSSSVSMRDVGTEMTPIASQEQSRSGTPAGAATPSLSPLCSVPASPSASERELQIRTRREIAALGLQLGKMSIASWASKEDRIRTSPEKSAGEEDEAKKEEFEARAAAWAESKKCKFASRYQRKEVKIQEWENCQKSKFEAKMRHAEVQADQMKARAKNSLTKRLSTLSHKVEGKQARVEARRNRRAVRLARQVERIRKTGRVPSRFRCCSWFLC, via the exons ATGGAGTATGAGAGGATACACAAGGTTCAGGTAGCG ATGGGGGTCATGTCTCCGACGAAGCTGAGGATGAAGCTGCTGGGGATGGGATCCCATCCCCACGGAGCCGCCAACAAGGACGAGGCGGCCAGCAAGTCGCCGTCCAGGCTCCACGCCGACGACCACCCCAAGAACAGCCTCCTGCCGCCCCAGGAGCTCGACGAGGGCTCCTCGGAGTACCCCAAGGACCGCTCGGATTCCTCTTCCCGGTCGCGCTCCAGCGGGAGCCACGGCAGGTCTGCTGCTCACTCCGGCAATGGCGGCAGCTTCGAGTTCCACATGGAGGAGAGGGCGGCGGTGGCCGGGCTCGGCCCCTTCTTCAGGCAGGTGCCGTCCAAGTGGAACGACGCGGAGAAGTGGACCGCCGGGAGGCACGTCGTGCACTCCAACCCCATCTTCTCCAAGAAGGCCGCCGCCGCGCACGGCCACAGCGGCGTCGGCGGAGGCTGCGTGCGCGTCGCGCCGGagtctgcgccgccgccgccggacgcgaAGAAGGTGAGCGGCGGCAGCGCGCTGACAGAGCTGCCGCGGTCGCcttcgccgtcgtcgtcgctgtcgtcggtgACCGGGCCGGCGAGCAAGCAGCGTCGCGACACGAAGCTCCGCACCCAGGTGAGCGCTCCGGCGGCGGCGCAGTCGTCGTCGGTGTCGATGAGGGACGTCGGCACGGAGATGACCCCGATCGCCAGCCAGGAGCAGTCGAGGAGCGGCACCCCGGCCGGCGCCGCCACGCCGTCCCTCAGCCCGCTCTGCTCGGTGCCGGCCTCGCCGTCCGCGTCGGAGCGGGAGCTGCAGATCAGGACGCGCCGGGAGATCGCCGCGCTCGGGCTGCAGCTGGGCAAAATGAGCATCGCCTCGTGGGCGAGCAAGGAGGATCGCATACGCACCTCGCCGGAGAAGAGCGCCGGCGAAGAAGACGAAGCCAAGAAGGAGGAGTTCGAAGCTCGAGCCGCGGCATGGGCAGAGTCAAAGAAGTGCAAATTTGCATCAAG ATATCAGAGGAAGGAGGTGAAGATTCAGGAGTGGGAGAACTGCCAGAAATCCAAATTCGAAGCCAAGATGAGGCATGCAGAG GTGCAGGCCGATCAAATGAAGGCGCGGGCGAAGAACAGCCTGACCAAGAGGCTGTCCACATTGAGCCACAAGGTGGAGGGGAAGCAGGCGAGGGTCGAGGCGAGGCGGAACCGGCGGGCGGTCCGGTTGGCCCGGCAGGTGGAGCGCATCCGGAAGACCGGCCGCGTGCCGTCCCGGTTCCGGTGCTGCAGCTGGTTCCTCTGCTGA
- the LOC123124248 gene encoding uncharacterized protein isoform X1: MAASLAAAELSTPPSSAEETKMGVMSPTKLRMKLLGMGSHPHGAANKDEAASKSPSRLHADDHPKNSLLPPQELDEGSSEYPKDRSDSSSRSRSSGSHGRSAAHSGNGGSFEFHMEERAAVAGLGPFFRQVPSKWNDAEKWTAGRHVVHSNPIFSKKAAAAHGHSGVGGGCVRVAPESAPPPPDAKKVSGGSALTELPRSPSPSSSLSSVTGPASKQRRDTKLRTQVSAPAAAQSSSVSMRDVGTEMTPIASQEQSRSGTPAGAATPSLSPLCSVPASPSASERELQIRTRREIAALGLQLGKMSIASWASKEDRIRTSPEKSAGEEDEAKKEEFEARAAAWAESKKCKFASRYQRKEVKIQEWENCQKSKFEAKMRHAEVQADQMKARAKNSLTKRLSTLSHKVEGKQARVEARRNRRAVRLARQVERIRKTGRVPSRFRCCSWFLC, encoded by the exons ATGGCAGCTTCGCTAGCAGCAGCGGAGCTGTCAACCCCTCCCTCCTCTGCGGAGGAAACAAAG ATGGGGGTCATGTCTCCGACGAAGCTGAGGATGAAGCTGCTGGGGATGGGATCCCATCCCCACGGAGCCGCCAACAAGGACGAGGCGGCCAGCAAGTCGCCGTCCAGGCTCCACGCCGACGACCACCCCAAGAACAGCCTCCTGCCGCCCCAGGAGCTCGACGAGGGCTCCTCGGAGTACCCCAAGGACCGCTCGGATTCCTCTTCCCGGTCGCGCTCCAGCGGGAGCCACGGCAGGTCTGCTGCTCACTCCGGCAATGGCGGCAGCTTCGAGTTCCACATGGAGGAGAGGGCGGCGGTGGCCGGGCTCGGCCCCTTCTTCAGGCAGGTGCCGTCCAAGTGGAACGACGCGGAGAAGTGGACCGCCGGGAGGCACGTCGTGCACTCCAACCCCATCTTCTCCAAGAAGGCCGCCGCCGCGCACGGCCACAGCGGCGTCGGCGGAGGCTGCGTGCGCGTCGCGCCGGagtctgcgccgccgccgccggacgcgaAGAAGGTGAGCGGCGGCAGCGCGCTGACAGAGCTGCCGCGGTCGCcttcgccgtcgtcgtcgctgtcgtcggtgACCGGGCCGGCGAGCAAGCAGCGTCGCGACACGAAGCTCCGCACCCAGGTGAGCGCTCCGGCGGCGGCGCAGTCGTCGTCGGTGTCGATGAGGGACGTCGGCACGGAGATGACCCCGATCGCCAGCCAGGAGCAGTCGAGGAGCGGCACCCCGGCCGGCGCCGCCACGCCGTCCCTCAGCCCGCTCTGCTCGGTGCCGGCCTCGCCGTCCGCGTCGGAGCGGGAGCTGCAGATCAGGACGCGCCGGGAGATCGCCGCGCTCGGGCTGCAGCTGGGCAAAATGAGCATCGCCTCGTGGGCGAGCAAGGAGGATCGCATACGCACCTCGCCGGAGAAGAGCGCCGGCGAAGAAGACGAAGCCAAGAAGGAGGAGTTCGAAGCTCGAGCCGCGGCATGGGCAGAGTCAAAGAAGTGCAAATTTGCATCAAG ATATCAGAGGAAGGAGGTGAAGATTCAGGAGTGGGAGAACTGCCAGAAATCCAAATTCGAAGCCAAGATGAGGCATGCAGAG GTGCAGGCCGATCAAATGAAGGCGCGGGCGAAGAACAGCCTGACCAAGAGGCTGTCCACATTGAGCCACAAGGTGGAGGGGAAGCAGGCGAGGGTCGAGGCGAGGCGGAACCGGCGGGCGGTCCGGTTGGCCCGGCAGGTGGAGCGCATCCGGAAGACCGGCCGCGTGCCGTCCCGGTTCCGGTGCTGCAGCTGGTTCCTCTGCTGA